The Impatiens glandulifera chromosome 3, dImpGla2.1, whole genome shotgun sequence genome contains a region encoding:
- the LOC124932169 gene encoding B2 protein-like, producing the protein MDNNNNNNQQSFWQFSDQLRHQTNNMANLTLNDSIWTSSYASKRPEERKNFDIRVGAELHSVNSSNTMKTNSTDFNGFNGDWKIGGSDVNLVNDSWKFGSSGLGSIGSSQKMVNGGGGGGGPYLGLNGGFNKGVYSKPSLNYNHNYNNSINNVNLMANSKMNRNGEEYGGKNGKKNKNSNNKEKDNSNNGDGKNGVDKRFKTLPPSEALPRNETVGGYIFVCNNDTMQENLQRHLFGLPPRYRDSVRQIIPGLPIFLYNYSTHQLHGIFEAASFGGSNIDPSAWEDKKNPGESRFPAQVKVVTRKICVPLEEDSFRPILHHYDGPKFRLELNIPETLSLLDIFEENKP; encoded by the exons ATggataacaacaacaacaataatcagCAATCGTTCTGGCAATTCAGCGATCAACTCCGTCATCAGACTAACAACATGGCGAATCTCACTCTCAATGATTCAATATGGACAAGTTCATACGCATCCAAGCGTccagaagaaagaaagaattttGATATCAGGGTTGGAGCTGAACTTCACTCAGTCAATTCATCAAACACCATGAAGACAAATTCCACCGATTTCAATGGATTCAATGGTGATTGGAAGATCGGTGGATCTGATGTTAATTTAGTTAACGATAGCTGGAAATTTGGTTCTTCTGGACTCGGATCTATCGGATCGTCGCAGAAAATGGTCAAcggtggtggtggtggcggtGGACCTTATTTGGGTCTTAACGGTGGGTTTAACAAAGGGGTTTATTCGAAACCTTCTTTGAATTACAATCATAACTACAACAACAGTATCAATAATGTTAATCTTATGGCGAATAGTAAGATGAACAGAAACGGAGAAGAATATGGTGGGAAAAATGGTAAGAAGAATAAGAACAGTAATAATAAGGAGAAGGATAATAGTAACAATGGTGATGGGAAAAATGGTGTTGATAAGAGGTTTAAGACACTTCCTCCATCGGAGGCTTTGCCGAGAAATGAAACTGTTGGTGGGTATATCTTTGTCTGCAACAATGATACAATGCAAGAGAATCTTCAAAGACATCTCTTTG GTTTGCCTCCTAGGTACCGCGATTCAGTCAGACAAATCATTCCCGGCTTGCCAATTTTTCTCTACAACTATTCTACCCACCAGCTCCATGGAATTTTCGAG GCTGCCAGCTTTGGTGGATCTAACATCGACCCTTCGGCTTGGGAAGACAAGAAGAATCCTGGCGAGTCCCGTTTCCCTGCTCAG gTGAAGGTTGTGACAAGGAAGATATGTGTGCCGCTAGAGGAAGACTCTTTCAGGCCAATTCTCCATCACTACGATGGCCCAAAATTCCGTCTCGAGCTCAACATTCCCGAG ACACTCTCTCTTTTGGACATATTTGAAGAGAACAAACCTTGA